The following proteins are co-located in the Eublepharis macularius isolate TG4126 chromosome 5, MPM_Emac_v1.0, whole genome shotgun sequence genome:
- the PRPF38B gene encoding pre-mRNA-splicing factor 38B — translation MANNCPMLGAGNCHPLPPQHQGVQPQHPQAGAVLSPPLPLQSAGPKPAASGKQGNVLPLWGNEKTMNLNPMILTNILSSPYFKVQLYELKTYHEVVDEIYFKVTHVEPWEKGSRKTAGQTGMCGGVRGVGTGGIVSTAFCLLYKLFTLKLTRKQVMGLITHTDSPYIRALGFMYIRYTQPPTDLWDWFESFLDDEEDLDVKAGGGCVMTIGEMLRSFLTKLEWFTTLFPRIPVPVQKNIDQQIKARPRKIKKDGKEGVEEVERHAERRRSRSPRRSLSPRRSPRRSRSRSRHREGRGSSSFDRELERERERQRLEREAKERERERRRSRSSDRALERRRSRSRERHRSRSRDRKGDRRDREREREKENERSRRKERDYDKERGNERERERSRERERSREKSKDRKNKSEIEEKRHKDEKDERKHRDEKRDAKKERRHSRSRSRDRKHRSRSVSRNAGKHSRSRSKEKSSKHKSESKEKSNKRSRSRSRGRTDSAEKSRKRELSPSKERSRKRSKSKERSHKHDSSDKDHSDKHDHQRSQSTERENQEKQSKNKDETV, via the exons ATGGCCAACAACTGCCCTATGCTGGGCGCCGGGAATTGCCACCCGCTGCCGCCGCAGCACCAGGGGGTCCAGCCGCAGCATCCGCAGGCCGGCGCCGTCTTGTCGCCCCCGTTGCCGCTCCAGAGCGCGGGCCCTAAGCCGGCGGCCTCGGGCAAGCAAGGCAACGTCTTGCCTCTATGGGGGAACGAGAAAACCATGAACCTGAACCCCATGATCCTCACCAACATCCTCTCCTCGCCTTACTTCAAGGTGCAGCTCTACGAGCTCAAGACGTACCACGAGGTGGTCGATGAGATCTACTTCAAG GTCACGCATGTTGAGCCTTGGGAGAAAGGGAGCAGAAAAACAGCAGGCCAGACAGGGATGTGCGGAGGG GTGCGTGGTGTTGGGACTGGTGGCATAGTGTCCACAGCTTTTTGCCTGCTGTACAAATTATTTACCTTGAAGCTTACCCGTAAGCAAGTGATGGGACTAATAACTCATACAGACTCCCCATATATAAGAGCCCTTGGATTCATGTATATTAG GTACACACAGCCTCCAACAGATTTATGGGACTGGTTTGAATCCTTTCTTGATGATGAGGAG gacCTTGATGTGAAAGCAGGTGGTGGCTGTGTCATGACCATTGGAGAGATGCTGCGCTCTTTCCTAACTAAACTTGAATGGTTTACTACGTTATTTCCGAGGATTCCAGTACCAGTCCAGAAAAACATTGATCAGCAAATTAAAGCCAGACCTAGAAAAATCAAGAAAGATGGCAAGGAGGGAGTAGAAGAAGTGGAAAGACATGCAGAACGTAGACGTTCAAG GTCTCCAAGAAGGTCCTTGAGTCCCCGGAGGTCACCTAGAAGATCAAGAAGCAGAAGTCGTCATCGGGAAGGTCGTGGGTCATCCAGCTTTGACAGAGAACTGGAGAGAGAGCGAGAACGACAAAGACTAGAGCGTGAagcaaaggagagagagagggagaggcgaAGATCCCGAAGTTCTGATCGGGCTTTGGAACGGAGGCGAAGTAGAAGCAGGGAGAGGCACAGAAGTCGAAGCCGTGATCGAAAAGGAGACAGAAGggacagggaaagggaaagggagaaagaaaatgaaCGAAGTAGGAGGAAAGAACGGGACTATGACAAAGAAAGAGGCAATGAAAGGGAAAGAGAGCGCTCTAGGGAGAGAGAGCGCTCTAGGGAAAAATCAAAAGACAGAAAAAATAAGAGTGAAATAGAAGAGAAAAGGCACAAAGATGAAAAAGATGAAAGGAAGCATAGGGATGAGAAAAGAGATGCCAAGAAAGAGAGGAGACATAGTCGGAGTAGAAGTAGGGATCGAAAGCATAGGAGTAGAAGTGTGAGTAGGAATGCTGGCAAGCACAGTAGAAGCAGGAGCAAAGAGAAATCAAGTAAACACAAAAGTGAAAGCAAAGAGAAATCAAATAAGCGGAGTAGGAGTAGGAGCAGAGGAAGAACTGATAGTGCTGAAAAGTCCCGGAAACGTGAGCTTAGTCCCAGTAAAGAGAGATCACGGAAACGTAGTAAAAGCAAAGAACGTTCTCATAAGCATGACTCCAGTGATAAGGACCACTCGGACAAACACGATCATCAGAGGAGCCAAAGTACAGAACGAGAAAATCAAGAAAAACAATCTAAAAACAAAGATGAGACTGTATGA